One Fusarium poae strain DAOMC 252244 chromosome 4, whole genome shotgun sequence DNA window includes the following coding sequences:
- a CDS encoding hypothetical protein (BUSCO:5412at5125), producing the protein MNNYDKSLTTEPGDQKMSGEQTRPKSATQTAPRQQQLPSLSSIFGPPATGRPAHSPLSEHNNSYSTSTPRERTHAPSGDRNHSVSYFPQTVSPSVSQPRSTYDNKFETDRQPIHALPRSYSGSASPRYRDGEHSRRESVVEGQSGRWPVQPENRTEYSLGSRDGSFRPPQDQFRLQFPDNKERVVPTYNGQRSPQGSLIPPPTPSTTATEGLPSKDGLGPKIWTGTHFLPRFVRATEVPGEGMCYFYDDGSHCKTVIDGEAVNAHWGVTKAGKPRKRLAIACVTCREKKIKCDPDYPRCVQCEKFGRICKFKNAPRGGHNTSPSTPPAELDDGPSRPTQSENSSPVSPRTTLRPSSPDTGSHKRLRVGYDNYVAMGEPVHAIPSAEPPRPQMPIPPPAIELPRISEEVLNQAWRTDPCLSDPQSIRSVISHFFVHLDSTMIVRFIPENVFKNWVMNPGIRKSPEDLMILYSILAVGVALSGGPKAIAFEYASVANYAQKSTTSSCIQLVQTRILLALYYISISRSAEAGEMISAAVATAACLKLHVEIEESREASLVTFPFGMNKAGYCEARRRTFWSLYMLERLDGHFPERFAMINAEDIYTRLPADSHSFERELDGYAPIFNPYVSSFTTAHDRELGISAYLIEMVHLWSSDVCLIYRMARRANSAETDPNSSQRILKRIQEWRNALPSRLAFTASNLESAALAGELGPFLTMHLLYNHAIIKLNRHTTAAGRCSPQTASLHIQTCYEHATQVLDMAKALVRLHRGGQTVLSAPAPVLAMVLTEAVDVFTASGRLSHVNDIIENVHMVQGVVQAMFAIWDNVRSAQEVIDGRIGMLHRIRDRGSQPVSPVEGYRVFYSSEGREDEKVLRWQINNPMEKLYPRDMDTSHILTLTRTLVVPASSFQLQLHLQAWRLALSPVHALAYSASPGTYILAGSADRTIRLYNPFPSTSAPGEDRHSIPQGRLIQNYAAHGYEVLSLSVAADNERFVSAGGDRSVFLWDVSTAVTTKRFGGNAHGHTARINCVSFAGEGDSIIVSGGFDTSVRLWDTKSNSFKPIQVFDEASDAITCLAVRGPEVIAGSVDGRVRSYDIRMGQVTTDVIGASVTSLSLTRDGRAMLVGSLDNKLRLMDRDNGSCLRAYTDPAWKNEDVKLQALLGGKEKYVMVGDAMAGEAAPNGQGRIWAWDLLTGKLAAKVTVPWGPQGFELKKKAVGRDGKEKIRSNVVSCMAWREHGWGDQFCVGGTSGVVTVYGAL; encoded by the exons ATGAACAACTATGATAAGTCTCTGACGACAGAGCCTGGAGATCAAAAGATGAGTGGAGAGCAGACAAGGCCAAAGTCGGCCACTCAAACTGCTCCTCGGCAACAACAGCTTCCTTCGTTAAGCAGTATCTTTGGACCACCAGCTACTGGTCGACCAGCACACTCACCTCTTTCCGAACATAACAACTCTTACTCTACATCAACCCCCCGAGAGCGTACCCATGCACCATCTGGTGACAGGAACCATTCGGTGTCTTACTTTCCTCAGACAGTGTCGCCTTCCGTATCACAGCCTCGAAGCACATACGACAACAAGTTCGAAACAGACCGACAGCCAATCCATGCTCTCCCTCGATCTTACTCTGGCTCAGCATCTCCTAGGTATCGTGATGGAGAGCATTCTCGTCGCGAGTCAGTCGTTGAAGGACAGTCTGGCAGATGGCCAGTGCAACCGGAGAACCGAACTGAGTACTCTTTGGGATCTCGAGATGGATCTTTTAGACCACCCCAGGATCAGTTTCGACTCCAGTTCCCTGACAACAAGGAACGTGTGGTCCCCACTTACAACGGCCAACGTTCACCTCAAGGGTCTCTAATCCCTCCGCCAACACCGAGCACTACAGCGACTGAGGGTCTTCCGTCAAAGGATGGGCTGGGCCCTAAGATCTGGACTGGAACACACTTTCTACCCCGATTTGTGAGGGCTACTGAGGTGCCTGGAGAGGGGATGTGCTATTTCTACGATGATGGTAGTCACTGTAAAACAGTGATCGATGGAGAAGCAGTAAATGCCCATTGGGGTGTCAccaaggctggcaagcccAGGAAGCGACTCGCTATTGCTTGTGTAACCTGCCGCGAAAAGAAGATCAAGTGCGACCCTGACTATCCCCGCTGTGTCCAGTGTGAGAAGTTTGGCAGAATATGCAAATTCAAAAATGC ACCTCGAGGAGGGCACAATACATCTCCCTCAACACCACCAGCAGAGCTCGATGATGGGCCATCGAGACCTACCCAGAGCGAGAATAGCTCGCCAGTATCCCCACGCACCACTCTGCGACCATCTTCACCCGACACTGGCTCACATAAGAGGCTTCGAGTGGGATACGATAATTATGTTGCTATGGGGGAGCCGGTGCACGCAATTCCTTCTGCTGAACCTCCCAGACCTCAAATGCCTATACCACCCCCAGCTATCGAGTTGCCTCGAATCTCCGAAGAAGTCCTTAACCAAGCTTGGCGAACTGACCCCTGCCTGTCCGACCCACAGTCTATCCGTTCAGTCATCTCGCACTTCTTTGTTCATCTTGATAGCACCATGATTGTACGCTTCATTCCCGAGAACGTTTTTAAGAACTGGGTTATGAACCCGGGAATTCGAAAGTCTCCCGAGGACTTGATGATTCTATACAGTATTCTCGCTGTGGGAGTTGCTCTATCCGGAGGACCTAAGGCTATTGCTTTCGAATATGCTTCTGTTGCTAACTATGCACAAAAGTCGACAACATCCAGCTGCATCCAGCTGGTCCAGACGAGAATTCTGCTCGCCCTCTACTACATATCCATCTCCCGCTCTGCTGAGGCTGGTGAGATGATCTCTGCAGCTGTCGCGACAGCCGCTTGCCTTAAGCTCCATGTCGAGATTGAGGAGTCGAGGGAAGCCAGTCTCGTGACATTCCCTTTCGGCATGAACAAGGCAGGGTACTGTGAAGCTAGGAGGCGAACTTTCTGGTCTCTTTACATGTTAGAGCGACTTGATGGCCACTTCCCTGAACGCTTTGCCATGATCAATGCTGAAGACATCTATACTCGCTTACCTGCAGACTCTCACAGCTTTGAGCGTGAATTGGATGGATACGCCCCGATCTTCAACCCTTACGTCTCGAGCTTCACGACAGCGCATGATCGTGAGTTGGGTATTTCGGCTTACTTGATTGAGATGGTCCATTTATGGTCCAGTGATGTGTGTCTGATTTACAGGATGGCCCGCCGTGCCAACTCGGCGGAAACAGACCCGAATTCATCTCAAAGAATTCTGAAGCGTATACAAGAATGGCGCAATGCCTTGCCTTCTCGCCTGGCTTTTACCGCATCAAACCTCGAGTCTGCGGCTCTGGCGGGAGAACTCGGCCCTTTCCTGACCATGCATCTCTTATACAACCACGCCATCATCAAACTTAACCGGCACACTACTGCGGCTGGACGTTGTTCACCCCAGACCGCTTCGCTTCACATCCAGACATGCTACGAACACGCAACACAGGTCTTGGACATGGCCAAGGCACTTGTGCGACTCCACCGTGGGGGTCAGACCGTCTTGAGCGCTCCGGCACCAGTTCTTGCAATGGTATTGACTGAAGCTGTCGATGTCTTCACCGCGAGCGGCCGTTTATCTCATGTAAACGATATCATTGAGAACGTGCACATGGTCCAGGGTGTTGTTCAGGCCATGTTCGCCATCTGGGACAATGTGCGTAGCGCACAGGAGGTGATTGATGGCCGTATTGGAATGCTGCACCGCATTCGAGACCGTGGCAGCCAACCAGTCAGTCCAGTTGAAGGCTACCGCGTCTTCTACAGTTCTGAAGGACGCGAGGATGAAAAGGTTCTTCGCTGGCAAATCAACAACCCGATGGAGAAGTTGTATCCCAGGGATATGGATACC TCCCATATTCTCACCCTCACTCGCACCCTCGTCGTCCCAGCTTCCAGctttcagcttcagcttcacCTTCAGGCGTGGCGTCTTGCTCTCA GCCCGGTCCATGCCCTTGCATACTCCGCTTCACCAGGCACCTACATCCTCGCCGGTTCAGCGGACCGAACCATCCGCCTCTACAACCCATTTCCCAGCACATCCGCCCCAGGCGAGGACCGCCACAGCATACCTCAGGGTCGCCTCATCCAAAACTACGCTGCACACGGCTATGAGGTTCTGAGCCTTTCAGTTGCGGCTGACAATGAGCGCTTTGTATCGGCCGGCGGCGACCGCAGCGTCTTCCTCTGGGATGTGAGTACAGCTGTGACTACCAAGCGCTTTGGTGGCAACGCTCATGGCCATACTGCTCGGATTAACTGTGTGAGTTTTGCGGGCGAAGGTGATTCCATCATTGTGAGTGGTGGATTTGATACGAGTGTCAGGCTGTGGGATACCAAGAGCAACAGCTTCAAGCCTATACAAGTTTTTGACGAGGCGAGTGATGCCATAACTTGTCTTGCGGTTCGAGGACCCGAAGTCATCGCAGGAAGTGTCGATGGTCGCGTTCGCAGCTACGATATTCGCATGGGACAGGTAACTACAGATGTTATCGGTGCCTCTGTCACCAGTCTCAGTCTCACACGTGATGGACGTGCCATGCTAGTGGGCAGTCTGGACAACAAGCTGCGTCTCATGGATCGCGACAACGGCTCTTGTCTAAGGGCATACACTGACCCAGCGTGGAAGAATGAGGACGTCAAATTACAAGCGCTTCTGGGCGGTAAGGAGAAGTACGTCATGGTCGGCGATGCTATGGCTGGTGAAGCTGCACCCAATGGTCAAGGAAGGATCTGGGCTTGGGATTTATTGACAGGAAAACTGGCTGCCAAAGTGACTGTTCCCTGGGGCCCACAGGGCTTTGAACTTAAGAAGAAAGCTGTTGGTCGCgacggaaaagaaaagataaGGAGCAACGTCGTGAGCTGTATGGCATGGAGGGAACATGGTTGGGGAGACCAGTTCTGCGTGGGTGGGACATCAGGCGTGGTAACGGTCTATGGAGCATTGTAA
- a CDS encoding hypothetical protein (TransMembrane:1 (i7-26o)~BUSCO:22519at5125~CAZy:GT15): protein MTVARPVRALIAGGCIIWCFFMWQIFAPSWGLTGPGDRYSNFERDPMLDPTDEPEGTLHRTSPNYAHDAKNTERIDATLLALVRNEEVDAMVASMRDLERTWNSKFNYPWTFFNDKPFTEEFKRKTRAATKAKINYEIIPDEHWKMPSWIDEQIFEESAKILEKNGVQYASKLSYHQMCRWNSGLFYKHPALKDIRYYWRVEPNVHFFCDVDYDVFRYMHDNNKTYGFTINLYDDPKTLPSLWPETVKFLAEHPGYIHQNSAVGWVTDDIRRPQSNRKAQGYSTCHFWSNFEIGDMEFWRSKTYEDYFNHLDRAGGFFYERWGDAPVHSIALGLFEDQSKIHWFRDIGYQHIPFFNCPNSPKCKGCVTGRLTDGEAWLHREDCRPNWFKYVGMG, encoded by the exons ATGACGGTTGCGCGGCCTGTCCGGGCGTTGATCGCCGGAGGATGTATCATCTGGTGTTTCTTTATGTGGCAGATATTTGCTCCTTCGTGGGGTCTAACAGGTCCCGGCGATCGATACTCCAATTTTGAACGAGATCCTATGTTAGATC CTACCGACGAACCAGAAGGAACATTGCACCGCACGAGTCCGAACTATGCCCATGATGCGAAAAATACTGAGCGTATAGATGCTACGCTGTTGGCCCTTGTAAGGAACGAGGAGGTGGATGCTATGGTTGCGTCGATGCGTGATCTTGAAAGGACATGGAACTCCAAGTTTAACTATCCCTGGACATTTTTCAACGACAAGCCTTTTACGGAAGAGTTCAAGAGGAAGACGAGGGCGGCGACGAAAGCAAAAATCAACTACG AAATCATTCCCGACGAACATTGGAAGATGCCTTCCTGGATTGACGAACAAATATTCGAAGAGTCAGCCAAGATCCTGGAGAAGAACGGCGTTCAATACGCAAGCAAGCTCTCATACCACCAAATGTGTCGATGGAATAGCGGTCTCTTCTATAAGCATCCAGCCCTCAAGGATATCCGCTACTACTGGCGTGTGGAGCCAAATGTGCACTTCTTCTGCGACGTGGACTACGATGTGTTCCGCTACATGCacgacaacaacaagacaTACGGATTCACAATCAACCTGTACGACGACCCCAAAACTCTTCCTTCATTATGGCCTGAGACGGTCAAGTTTCTTGCCGAGCACCCAGGTTACATTCATCAGAACAGTGCTGTTGGCTGGGTCACTGATGACATTCGCCGACCGCAATCCAACAGAAAGGCTCAAGGGTACTCGACGTGCCATTTCTGGAGCAATTTCGAGATTGGAGACATGGAATTTTGGCGGAGTAAGACTTACGAAGACTACTTCAACCATCTTGATCGTGCTGGTGGCTTCTTTTATGAAAGATGGGGCGATGCTCCTGTTCACAGTATTGCTCTCGGTCTGTTTGAAGATCAGAGCAAGATCCACTG GTTCCGTGATATTGGATATCAGCATATTCCCTTCTTTAACTGTCCCAACTCTCCAAAGTGCAAGGGCTGCGTCACTGGTCGTCTTACAGACGGTGAAGCCTGGCTGCATCGAGAAGATTGTCGGCCCAACTGGTTCAAGTATGTCGGTATGGGTTGA
- a CDS encoding hypothetical protein (BUSCO:8139at5125) codes for MAFAARLGSLTGELVEAVTGSSAQTNPRYKTLYNSSLQRLKSHPYLRTNQFEVEHQLNGLEERFRVNGREALADALAERREQLLEKPDKFHPEILYLILELSDQPTYYAKLSDLDALRTGPKDSELELRWEDIAKEDGWEDDDDEAAIWKTIKYTDSSDDELYQEGSKSESEASTDPSEVPALGRTAEDLIIHPEDVEQLNEIREAQEWRIEKPTDASGHARKVPVTEFHIVREVLFMLQGLETTLFGPNGVVDPAFQIAHLKWDTHRALLSYFSEAGRQLAILRSFVNRPQRASHLQVFQDTVAKRLAEFEKKTTAIESRLVTPENNVVVSLLSAKGELATSLEPLYSLSNIIAQVQNIPNQGTFRYLELLFDDASMAQLSGKLDIYEFLARIFVECFNVYLRPIRLWMEEGKLIPSDKIFFVSEAPSQVSPSKIWREQFRLRRTTDGRLHAPNFLQPAAAKIFNAGKNIVILKRLGRWVSSGSEWAVQEPPLNYETLCPKGLELAPFSELFGTAFDGWLQTKYNTTSTTLRNTLFEECGLWSALEAMECLYFMSDGAATEAWTSSLFGKLDTLDTNWHNRYTLTSVAQEAFTSLVDTTRVSIFIKPTGLRIPVLAARDSVKVALPSTRVNYRLAWPIRMIISEDSNAQYDTIFVLLLQLKRALYILQKRKILDNKWADNENWHERALYYWLRNNLLWFCTTLQTYFATLVLSPNCAKMRQNMHEAHDVDAMISVHAAFLKQVVDEACLGSRLTPIRECFLDMLDLAIRLEQAQTVNVTKESERIQHVSRLSTRNLSPTPGTPGLKSRYVVDSSDEEDEAMHESKTLKMGKPFMTVLKEIKSDFDRHLRFACGGLRSVARATSDVQSAKWDILAEMLQTGCRDKNAGFA; via the exons ATGGCGTTTGCTGCAAGGTTGGGTTCTCTCACTGGAGAGCTCGTTGAGGCGGTGACTGGCTCATCAGCCCAG ACGAACCCTCGATACAAGACCCTGTATAACTCCAGCTTACAAAGACTGAAATCGCACCCATATCTACGAACGAATCAATTCGAAGTTGAGCACCAACTAAATGGTCTTGAAGAGCGATTCCGTGTCAATGGCCGGGAAGCCCTCGCTGATGCCCTTGCCGAACGTCGGGAGCAGCTTCTCGAAAAACCTGATAAATTCCATCCCGAGATACTTTACTTGATACTAGAGCTCTCAGATCAGCCGACCTACTACGCGAAACTAAGTGATCTAGATGCACTCAGAACAGGACCCAAAGACTCGGAACTTGAGCTGCGCTGGGAGGATATCGCAAAAGAAGATGGAtgggaggatgatgacgatgaagctGCAATATGGAAGACGATCAAATACACCGATAGTTCAGACGATGAGCTGTACCAAGAGGGATCCAAGAGTGAATCAGAGGCTAGTACTGACCCATCAGAAGTACCAGCACTTGGACGAACAGCCGAAGATCTTATTATCCACCCTGAGGATGTCGAACAGCTCAACGAAATTCGGGAGGCGCAAGAATGGCGGATAGAAAAACCTACAGATGCATCGGGACATGCCCGAAAAGTGCCAGTCACAGAGTTCCACATCGTGCGCGAAGTCTTGTTTATGTTACAAGGACTTGAAACAACTCTTTTTGGACCCAATGGAGTTGTCGATCCCGCATTTCAAATAGCACATCTGAAATGGGATACCCACAGAGCTCTCCTTAGCTACTTTTCCGAGGCCGGCCGTCAACTGGCTATCCTACGCAGCTTCGTCAACAGGCCACAGCGGGCTTCACATCTCCAAGTATTCCAGGATACAGTGGCTAAGCGCCTTGCCGAATTCGAAAAGAAAACAACAGCAATAGAGTCGCGGCTTGTTACACCTGAGAACAATGTGGTAGTGAGCTTGCTGTCCGCCAAAGGAGAATTAGCTACCTCGCTTGAACCACTGTACTCCCTTTCCAATATTATCGCGCAGGTACAGAATATCCCGAACCAAGGAACCTTTCGGTACCTCGAGCTTTTGTTTGACGATGCTAGCATGGCTCAGCTATCTGGCAAGCTAGATATTTATGAGTTCCTAGCACGCATTTTCGTTGAATGTTTCAACGTCTACCTTCGGCCTATTCGCTTGTGGATGGAGGAGGGCAAGCTTATCCCCAGTGACAAAATATTTTTCGTTTCAGAAGCACCGAGTCAAGTGTCTCCCAGCAAGATTTGGCGTGAACAGTTCAGACTTCGTCGGACGACTGATGGGAGGCTACATGCTCCTAACTTCCTACAGCCAGCAGCTGCCAAGATTTTCAACGCTGGCAAGAATATCGTCATTCTCAAACGGCTAGGTCGCTGGGTCTCTTCGGGCTCGGAGTGGGCGGTGCAGGAACCTCCACTCAATTACGAGACTCTTTGTCCCAAGGGATTAGAGCTTGCACCCTTTTCAGAGCTCTTTGGCACTGCCTTTGACGGATGGTTACAGACCAAGTACAATACAACTTCAACTACGCTGAGAAACACTCTTTTTGAAGAATGCGGGCTCTGGTCTGCCCTCGAAGCCATGGAGTGTTTGTACTTCATGTCCGATGGAGCCGCAACGGAAGCCTGGACCAGCAGCCTTTTTGGAAAGCTGGACACGCTGGATACTAACTGGCATAATCGTTACACCCTTACTAGTGTGGCACAAGAAGCATTCACGTCCCTTGTTGATACGACAAGAGTCTCCATATTCATCAAGCCTACAGGTCTTCGAATACCGGTTCTCGCAGCGCGAGATTCTGTAAAGGTGGCTCTGCCAAGCACAAGAGTCAACTATCGGTTGGCCTGGCCAATTCGCATGATTATATCCGAAGACAGCAACGCACAATACGATACCATCTTCGTATTGCTCCTGCAGCTAAAAAGAGCCTTGTACATCTTACAGAAACGAAAGATTCTTGACAATAAATGGGCTGATAACGAAAACTGGCACGAACGAGCACTCTACTATTGGTTGAGAAACAATCTCCTCTGGTTCTGCACCACGCTTCAGACTTATTTTGCTACGCTAGTACTGTCGCCCAACTGCGCTAAGATGAGACAGAATATGCACGAAGCGCACGATGTGGATGCCATGATATCTGTTCATGCTGCATTTTTAAAACAGGTCGTTGACGAGGCATGCCTTGGTAGTAGACTAACCCCCATAAGAGAATGCTTCCTCGACATGCTTGATTTGGCTATCAGGCTCGAACAAGCACAAACTGTCAACGTAACAAAAGAGTCAGAGCGTATACAGCATGTCTCTCGTCTCTCAACTAGGAACCTCTCGCCCACACCTGGAACACCTGGGCTGAAATCGAGATACGTTGTCGATAGTagcgatgaagaggatgaggccATGCATGAGTCGAAAACTTTGAAGATGGGAAAACCGTTTATGACTGTACTGAAGGAGATCAAGTCTGATTTTGATAGACACCTACGGTTTGCATGCGGCGGTCTGCGTAGCGTCGCCAGAGCTACAAGCGACGTGCAATCAGCAAAATGGGACATCCTAGCTGAGATGTTGCAAACAGGTTGCCGAGACAAAAACGCAGGGTTTGCTTAA
- a CDS encoding hypothetical protein (TransMembrane:8 (i120-137o299-315i320-338o344-368i388-409o421-445i457-479o499-518i)~BUSCO:13485at5125), protein MAGSDPIDVNVVPVSGSNSNSDTEHDRSNTNHPDAPLESNSRLEVDDSDPPTPRFIQDESSWKRWKWVPYPVRRSVNWIAKWSHGPTNPQPYRIKPLFPIVQEYPVFLVERFLPRRKHRLWLVFFYLSIWIVTFALVKRRDSVASEIEGWGMPQTIGCGVSYWGRGNTCGLDGTDCRPFNGSGFPFRCRANCESYHVLNPRAVGNQEVIYAPMVVGGPGTNGSDEPVYRGDSFVCAAAIHAGVISNENGGCGVVELIGRDQEYTASKHHGISSVGFDSYFPLSFRFAPDVTCSSSDSRWELLAVSTVFTGVLSLFTNSPALFFFSVFTGIFWTVGMALDPPPHASVAALFSNLIGKFLPAMFCAWVMYDKMGVRRTLRGLTAQIEKTILWLGGCWVGGMENYTLSFIPIQRLNKHDLDQQPGARAALAIIIILLAAIITSQVWFFRQEGRLIKYLKLYALFVGAIVISLTIPGLSLRIHHYIIALLLLPGTGMQTRPSLLYQGILVGLFISGIARWGFDPVLQTSAALQGDAQKGSRLPTIPTPVINLGIGTDAVSNITFNWNEPPAQLYDGISILVNDVERFRTYFGDVDAKREFVWSRNSSLNLPEYFRFAYMDGSDSGDYTKAGIWTPDGEWTKMKPGPSRVKARSLDKDGLVQRT, encoded by the coding sequence ATGGCAGGCTCCGATCCTATAGACGTCAACGTTGTGCCCGTCAGTGGCAGCAACAGTAACAGCGACACTGAGCACGACAGAAGTAATACGAACCACCCAGATGCGCCTCTCGAGTCCAATTCTCGCTTAGAAGTCGACGATAGCGACCCTCCAACCCCACGCTTCATACAGGACGAGAGCTCGTGGAAGCGATGGAAATGGGTTCCCTACCCTGTTCGACGAAGCGTCAACTGGATCGCCAAATGGTCCCATGGGCCTACAAATCCCCAGCCCTATCGCATAAAGCCACTCTTCCCCATCGTACAAGAATACCCCGTTTTTCTCGTCGAGCGCTTTCTACCTAGACGAAAACATCGCCTTTGGCTTGTGTTTTTCTATCTGTCCATCTGGATCGTCACTTTTGCCCTCGTTAAGCGCCGAGACTCAGTCGCGAGTGAGATTGAAGGATGGGGTATGCCTCAGACCATCGGGTGCGGCGTTTCATACTGGGGTAGAGGCAACACATGCGGTTTGGATGGGACCGATTGCCGTCCTTTCAACGGCAGCGGATTTCCGTTCAGATGCAGGGCCAATTGTGAGAGCTACCATGTTCTCAACCCTCGAGCGGTTGGGAATCAAGAAGTCATCTATGCGCCCATGGTCGTAGGTGGTCCTGGAACCAACGGATCTGACGAGCCGGTTTATCGCGGGGATTCGTTCGTATGTGCGGCTGCTATTCATGCTGGCGTTATTTCTAACGAGAACGGTGGTTGTGGTGTGGTTGAGTTGATCGGTCGCGATCAAGAATACACTGCCTCTAAGCATCATGGAATCTCAAGCGTGGGGTTCGACTCATACTTTCCCTTGTCCTTCCGCTTCGCGCCCGATGTAACTTGTTCCTCTAGCGACTCGCGATGGGAACTTTTGGCTGTCTCGACCGTCTTCACGGGAGTTCTATCTCTCTTTACCAATTCGCCagccttgttctttttctctgtctTTACGGGCATTTTCTGGACTGTGGGCATGGCGCTTGATCCGCCCCCACATGCTTCAGTTGCGGCATTGTTCTCCAACTTGATCGGCAAATTTCTACCTGCCATGTTTTGTGCATGGGTCATGTATGACAAGATGGGTGTCCGTCGTACCCTTCGTGGTCTCACGGCCCAGATCGAAAAGACCATCTTGTGGTTGGGCGGTTGCTGGGTTGGGGGTATGGAGAACTATACCCTCAGTTTCATTCCCATCCAGCGACTGAACAAGCACGATCTGGACCAGCAGCCAGGCGCTAGGGCTGCTCTGGCTATCATTATAATTTTGCTGGCAGCGATTATTACCTCACAAGTGTGGTTTTTTAGGCAAGAAGGACGCCTGATCAAGTACCTCAAGCTCTACGCGCTTTTCGTGGGGGCCATTGTTATCTCACTTACCATTCCAGGGCTCAGTCTGCGGATACACCATTATATCATTGCTCTCCTGCTTCTCCCTGGAACGGGCATGCAGACACGACCATCCTTGCTATACCAAGGAATCCTCGTTGGTCTTTTTATCAGTGGTATTGCTCGATGGGGATTTGATCCAGTACTACAAACATCTGCAGCCTTACAGGGGGACGCTCAAAAAGGCTCCCGACTGCCCACGATTCCAACTCCGGTAATCAATCTCGGCATTGGAACTGACGCCGTATCAAACATCACTTTCAACTGGAACGAGCCGCCGGCCCAGTTGTACGACGGCATTAGCATCCTTGTCAACGATGTGGAGCGTTTTCGCACGTATTTCGGCGATGTAGACGCCAAGCGTGAATTTGTCTGGAGTAGAAACAGCAGCTTGAACCTGCCAGAATATTTCCGTTTTGCATACATGGATGGAAGTGATAGCGGAGATTATACAAAGGCTGGTATCTGGACGCCGGACGGCGAGTGGACCAAGATGAAGCCCGGTCCGTCGCGGGTCAAAGCCCGGAGTTTAGATAAGGATGGTTTGGTTCAGCGAACATGA
- a CDS encoding hypothetical protein (TransMembrane:1 (o76-93i)), with amino-acid sequence MASMTSKVPRAFARRPVALFNSCGTVTFTRFSLKRPILSRASPVQHQIRSVGGNSHCQLVPDKKNELCLDERGGKYTKYAAGALFFLVVFWVSNKIKYRVPESEYAEDFDIPHTEETPRLSDLICLDTTPDHW; translated from the exons ATGGCATCAATGACCTCCAAGGTCCCCCGAGCTTTTGCTAGAAGACCGGTTGCACTTTTTAATTCATGCGGAACCGTAACCTTTACGCGCTTTTCGTTGAAACGGCCAATCCTCTCTCGGGCCTCCCCTGTGCAGCATCAGATTCGGAGTGTTGGAGGAAACTCTCATTGCCAGCTAGTCCctgacaagaagaacgaACTATGTTTAGATGAACGAGgcg GAAAGTACACCAAGTATGCAGCCGGAGCGTTATTCTTCCTCGTTGTTTTTTGGGTGTCGAATAAGATAAAATATCGGGTTCCTGAGTCAGAATATGCGGAGGACTTCGACATTCCCCACACAGAGGAAACACCTCgtctctcagatttgatttgCCTGGATACAACACCTGACCACTGGTGA
- a CDS encoding hypothetical protein (TransMembrane:1 (i63-84o)), with amino-acid sequence MQHPLLPPIYQRQIRTKHTTRWTRQSTSYNLYREIQKNLSDCMNLERENHHIRSSSDDANLRVLCYGLVLFSVIGIIGRILGLLSDDSDLETSQKEDIPLPGFLGKSVLEAKDTVAKDLAEKQEIRGARRNTVARNNTPKPSSKRPVVKATLLLGDGRSWVPDLETLMTIYPGVL; translated from the exons ATGCAACATCCATTACTTCCTCCCATCTACCAACGCCAAATTCGAACGAAGCATACCACTAGATGGACTCGCCAGTCTACGTCATACAATCTATATCGCGAGATACAGAAGAATCTTTCCGATTGTATGAACCTCGAAAGAGAAAATCACCACATAAGAAGTTCAT CTGATGATGCAAACCTTCGTGTGTTATGCTACGGGCTGGTTCTTTTTTCAGTAATCGGCATTATAGGACGAATCTTGGGCCTTCTGTCGGATGACTCGGATTTGGAAACTTCACAAAAGGAGGATATTCCTTTGCCTGGTTTTCTCGGGAAAAGTGTACTTGAAGCAAAAGACACAGTAGCGAAGGACCTAGCAGAAAAGCAAGAAATCAGAGGGGCTCGTCGAAATACGGTCGCCAGAAATAATACGCCCAAGCCAAGTTCAAAGAGGCCTGTAGTGAAGGCCACTCTTTTACTTGGAGACGGCCGATCTTGGGTGCCTGATCTCGAGACATTGATGACCATTTACCCTGGAGTGTTATAA